A portion of the Gossypium arboreum isolate Shixiya-1 chromosome 8, ASM2569848v2, whole genome shotgun sequence genome contains these proteins:
- the LOC108464852 gene encoding uncharacterized protein LOC108464852 isoform X1: protein MYAETGLFFPYMQKFSEDFQQFIDYCKTQKPNASTNNLVQISTISEYDLGGEGDLFKAPEPIIEEPNLGLDPMTAAISLISCGEDVITSQGLKAADIESIQNEQLLEVLYECEKDMMAKAAMETPLSQVLDIKIPVVKINENQNLENKVLSDIPFQKSVSSSCLSSMEWVQGAVIKPNFLDFPGMDFGSVYGMRRAFSEGDIQTLGNGNASVICSPLERPIMISCCSTEDRREKLSRYRNKKTKRNFGRKIKYACRKALADSQPRIRGRFAKTEESDNSKRQ from the exons ATGTATGCAGAAACAGGGTTGTTTTTCCCTTACATGCAGAAATTTTCTGAAGATTTTCAGCAGTTCATAGATTACTGTAAAACCCAGAAACCCAATGCTTCCACG AACAACCTTGTTCAGATTTCCACAATATCCGAGTATGACCTTGGAGGAGAAGGTGATCTGTTCAAAGCTCCAGAGCCAATCATTGAAGAACCAAATCTGGGGCTTGATCCCATGACTGCTGCCATCTCATTAATCTCATGTGGTGAAGATGTCATTACTTCCCAAGGACTTAAGGCTGCTGATATTGAATCAATCCAAAATGAGCAACTTTTAGAGGTTCTCTATGAGTGTGAAAAGGATATGATGGCAAAAGCAGCTATGGAAACACCACTGTCCCAGGTCCTTGATATCAAGATTCCTGTTGTGAAGATCAATGAAAACCAAAATCTTGAAAACAAAGTGCTCTCTGATATCCCATTTCAGAAAAGTGTCAGCTCGAGTTGCTTAAGCTCAATGGAGTGGGTGCAAGGAGCTGTAATCAAGCCTAACTTTCTGGATTTTCCTGGAATGGATTTTGGTTCTGTTTATGGAATGAGGAGAGCTTTTAGTGAAGGAGATATACAG ACTCTTGGCAATGGGAATGCGAGTGTCATCTGTTCTCCTCTTGAGCGACCAATAATGATCAGCTGCTGTTCTACTGAAGATCGAAGGGAAAAGCTTTCCAGATACAGGAATAAGAAGACCAAGAGGAACTTTGGAAGGAAAATCAAG TACGCTTGCAGGAAGGCTCTTGCTGACAGTCAACCAAGGATCCGTGGAAGGTTTGCAAAGACTGAAGAATCTGACAACTCCAAGAGGCAGTAA
- the LOC108464852 gene encoding uncharacterized protein LOC108464852 isoform X2: MYAETGLFFPYMQKFSEDFQQFIDYCKTQKPNASTISTISEYDLGGEGDLFKAPEPIIEEPNLGLDPMTAAISLISCGEDVITSQGLKAADIESIQNEQLLEVLYECEKDMMAKAAMETPLSQVLDIKIPVVKINENQNLENKVLSDIPFQKSVSSSCLSSMEWVQGAVIKPNFLDFPGMDFGSVYGMRRAFSEGDIQTLGNGNASVICSPLERPIMISCCSTEDRREKLSRYRNKKTKRNFGRKIKYACRKALADSQPRIRGRFAKTEESDNSKRQ; the protein is encoded by the exons ATGTATGCAGAAACAGGGTTGTTTTTCCCTTACATGCAGAAATTTTCTGAAGATTTTCAGCAGTTCATAGATTACTGTAAAACCCAGAAACCCAATGCTTCCACG ATTTCCACAATATCCGAGTATGACCTTGGAGGAGAAGGTGATCTGTTCAAAGCTCCAGAGCCAATCATTGAAGAACCAAATCTGGGGCTTGATCCCATGACTGCTGCCATCTCATTAATCTCATGTGGTGAAGATGTCATTACTTCCCAAGGACTTAAGGCTGCTGATATTGAATCAATCCAAAATGAGCAACTTTTAGAGGTTCTCTATGAGTGTGAAAAGGATATGATGGCAAAAGCAGCTATGGAAACACCACTGTCCCAGGTCCTTGATATCAAGATTCCTGTTGTGAAGATCAATGAAAACCAAAATCTTGAAAACAAAGTGCTCTCTGATATCCCATTTCAGAAAAGTGTCAGCTCGAGTTGCTTAAGCTCAATGGAGTGGGTGCAAGGAGCTGTAATCAAGCCTAACTTTCTGGATTTTCCTGGAATGGATTTTGGTTCTGTTTATGGAATGAGGAGAGCTTTTAGTGAAGGAGATATACAG ACTCTTGGCAATGGGAATGCGAGTGTCATCTGTTCTCCTCTTGAGCGACCAATAATGATCAGCTGCTGTTCTACTGAAGATCGAAGGGAAAAGCTTTCCAGATACAGGAATAAGAAGACCAAGAGGAACTTTGGAAGGAAAATCAAG TACGCTTGCAGGAAGGCTCTTGCTGACAGTCAACCAAGGATCCGTGGAAGGTTTGCAAAGACTGAAGAATCTGACAACTCCAAGAGGCAGTAA
- the LOC108464852 gene encoding zinc finger protein CO3-like isoform X3 has protein sequence MTAAISLISCGEDVITSQGLKAADIESIQNEQLLEVLYECEKDMMAKAAMETPLSQVLDIKIPVVKINENQNLENKVLSDIPFQKSVSSSCLSSMEWVQGAVIKPNFLDFPGMDFGSVYGMRRAFSEGDIQTLGNGNASVICSPLERPIMISCCSTEDRREKLSRYRNKKTKRNFGRKIKYACRKALADSQPRIRGRFAKTEESDNSKRQ, from the exons ATGACTGCTGCCATCTCATTAATCTCATGTGGTGAAGATGTCATTACTTCCCAAGGACTTAAGGCTGCTGATATTGAATCAATCCAAAATGAGCAACTTTTAGAGGTTCTCTATGAGTGTGAAAAGGATATGATGGCAAAAGCAGCTATGGAAACACCACTGTCCCAGGTCCTTGATATCAAGATTCCTGTTGTGAAGATCAATGAAAACCAAAATCTTGAAAACAAAGTGCTCTCTGATATCCCATTTCAGAAAAGTGTCAGCTCGAGTTGCTTAAGCTCAATGGAGTGGGTGCAAGGAGCTGTAATCAAGCCTAACTTTCTGGATTTTCCTGGAATGGATTTTGGTTCTGTTTATGGAATGAGGAGAGCTTTTAGTGAAGGAGATATACAG ACTCTTGGCAATGGGAATGCGAGTGTCATCTGTTCTCCTCTTGAGCGACCAATAATGATCAGCTGCTGTTCTACTGAAGATCGAAGGGAAAAGCTTTCCAGATACAGGAATAAGAAGACCAAGAGGAACTTTGGAAGGAAAATCAAG TACGCTTGCAGGAAGGCTCTTGCTGACAGTCAACCAAGGATCCGTGGAAGGTTTGCAAAGACTGAAGAATCTGACAACTCCAAGAGGCAGTAA